A single Nicotiana tabacum cultivar K326 chromosome 5, ASM71507v2, whole genome shotgun sequence DNA region contains:
- the LOC142180715 gene encoding uncharacterized protein LOC142180715: protein MFQIRKEISSISQGSSNISSYFNRIKKLWDELTFSISYPPCVCGCKEAFQKIEEDQKVHQFLMGLNENYSNVRRNILMMKPLPNIDTVYAILIEDESQADAKNSIPSFSLESASFTTAV, encoded by the coding sequence ATGTTTCAGATACGCAAGGaaatttcttccatctctcaaGGATCTTCCAACATATCATCTTACTTCAATAGGATTAAGAAACTCTGGGATGAGCTAACATTCTCTATATCCTATCCTCCTTGTGTGTGTGGGTGCAAGGAAGCCTTTCAGAAGATAGAAGAAGACCAAAAGGTCCACCAATTTCTAATGGGTTTAAATGAGAACTACTCTAACGTGAGAAGAAATATTTTGATGATGAAGCCTCTTCCAAATATAGATACTGTGTATGCAATTCTGATTGAAGATGAGAGTCAGGCAGATGCTAAAAATTCAATTCCCTCTTTCAGTTTAGAGTCTGCATCATTTACTACTGCAGTTTAG